The genomic window TCTCGGGCTACCTCTTCATCCTCGCCGGCGGCTTCATCCTGATCCACAACTTCGGCAGCGACAGCCTCGCCAACGCCATGGGGCCCCTGTTCATCGTCGCCGTGGGCGTCTTCCTGGTCACCAAGGCCCTGCGCAAGAACCGCGGCGTCCCCCCCGACCTGGCGGCGCACGACAGCTTCATCTCCTCCACGGCCATCTTCGGCGGGAACAAGCGCCGGGTCACGCACCAGGACTTCAAGGGCGGGGAGCTCACGGCGATCTTCGGCGGGTTCGAGCTGGACCTGCGCCAGGCCACCGTCGAGGGCAACCAGGTGCGGGTGGACGTCTTCGTGCTCTTCGGCGGCGGCGAGATCAAGATCCCGCAGCACTGGGCGGTGTCCATGAAGGGCACGGCGATGCTGGGCGGCTTCGAGGACAAGACCCTCCACATGCCCTCGGCCGAAGGGGACGCCCCCCGGGTCCACCTGGTCGTCACGGGCCTGGTCCTGTTCGGCGGCCTCACCGTAATGAACTGACGTGAACCCCATCACCAGCAGCCGCGCCCGCTTGGGGACCTACCTCCTGGGGTGGGTCCCCATCGTGGCGCTCCTGACCTTCGTGGCCATGAGCCAGGGCTGGCGCCTCGCGGAGGCCCTGGTGCTCGGGGTGCCCATGTGCGCGGGGGGGGCGTTCCTGTTCCTGTCCTCCTGGTACCTGTGCCGCGCCCTGCCGCTGCGGTCCACGCGCCTGGGAAGCCACTGGACCGCGTGGATCCTGGCGGCCGTGATCATGGCCGCCCTCTGGGCCTGGGCGGGCGTGGCCCTGGCCTGGTGCCTGGACAAGCTGACGCCCCTGGCCGGGCTCTACCACCGGGCCCAGGCGGCCCTGCCCACCCTGCTGGGCATCGGCGTGGTGCTCTACCTGGCCACGCTCACCCTCCACTACCTCCTGGACGCCGTGGACCTGGGCAAGCTCTCCGAGGCCCGGGAGGCGGAGTTCCGCATCCTGGCCCAGGACGCCGAGCTCCGCGCCCTCAGGGCCCAGCTCAACCCCCACTTCCTGTTCAACAGCCTCAACTCCATCAGCGCCCTCACCACCATCGACCCTCCCAGGGCGCGCGCCATGTGCATCCTCCTCTCGGACTTCCTGCGCGGCAGCCTGCGCCTGGGGGAGAAGCGCCTGGTCTCCCTGTCGGAGGAGGTGGACCTGCTCAAGGCCTACCTCTCCATCGAGCAGATCCGGTTCGGCAGCCGGCTCCAGGTCCAGTGGGAGATCGACCCGTCCACCCTGGGCGAGCCGATCCCCGCCCTCCTCCTGCAGCCCCTGGTGGAGAACGCCATCAAACACGGCATCGCCGGCCTCACCGAGGGCGGCGTGGTGCGCGTGGCCTCCCGCCGGGAGGGCAACGTGCTCGAGCTCCTGGTGGAGAACCCCGTGGATGCGGACACCCCGGTCGTGCCCGGCCTGGGCCTCGGGCTCAGGCAGGTGCGGAGCCGGCTCCAGATGCGGTTCGGGGACCGCATGCGGTTCGAGGCGGGCACGTCGGACGGGGTCCACCGGGTCCGGATGGTCTTTCCAAGCGAGGTCAAGCCATGAACGAGAGAACCTACACCGCCATCGTCGTGGACGACGAGGACCTGGCCCGGGCCATCGTCGCCGAGCACCTGGGCGTCCATCCCGAGATCAAGGTCGTCGCCAGCTGCGCCAACGGCTTCGAGGCGGTCAAGGCCGCCACGGAGCACAAGCCCGACCTCCTGTTCCTGGACATCCAGATGCCCAAGCTCAACGGCTTCGAGGTCCTGGAGCTGCTGGACCCCCAGCCCACGGTCGTGTTCATCACCGCCTACGACCAGCACGCCCTGAAGGCCTTCGAGGTCCACGCCGTGGACTACCTCCTCAAGCCCTTCGACGCCGAGCGGTTCGAGGAGGCCCTGGTGCGCGCCAAGGCGAGATGCGACCAGGGCGCCCCCGCCGGACCCCAGCCCGCGGAGCTCTCCGACGCCGCCCGCAGCGACTGGCCCCTGGACCGCCTCGTGGTCAAGGACGGCACCAAGGTGACCCTCATCCCGCTGGCCAAGCTGGACTACGTGCAGGCCCAGGACGACTAC from Geothrix sp. 21YS21S-2 includes these protein-coding regions:
- a CDS encoding LiaI-LiaF-like domain-containing protein encodes the protein MQTMNETPAPQPHSTRLWIGIAIIVFGILAALDNLPFVRDHEHFFLNLWPVILIIVGIGKLSRGSAEKGISGYLFILAGGFILIHNFGSDSLANAMGPLFIVAVGVFLVTKALRKNRGVPPDLAAHDSFISSTAIFGGNKRRVTHQDFKGGELTAIFGGFELDLRQATVEGNQVRVDVFVLFGGGEIKIPQHWAVSMKGTAMLGGFEDKTLHMPSAEGDAPRVHLVVTGLVLFGGLTVMN
- a CDS encoding sensor histidine kinase, producing MNPITSSRARLGTYLLGWVPIVALLTFVAMSQGWRLAEALVLGVPMCAGGAFLFLSSWYLCRALPLRSTRLGSHWTAWILAAVIMAALWAWAGVALAWCLDKLTPLAGLYHRAQAALPTLLGIGVVLYLATLTLHYLLDAVDLGKLSEAREAEFRILAQDAELRALRAQLNPHFLFNSLNSISALTTIDPPRARAMCILLSDFLRGSLRLGEKRLVSLSEEVDLLKAYLSIEQIRFGSRLQVQWEIDPSTLGEPIPALLLQPLVENAIKHGIAGLTEGGVVRVASRREGNVLELLVENPVDADTPVVPGLGLGLRQVRSRLQMRFGDRMRFEAGTSDGVHRVRMVFPSEVKP
- a CDS encoding LytTR family DNA-binding domain-containing protein, which codes for MNERTYTAIVVDDEDLARAIVAEHLGVHPEIKVVASCANGFEAVKAATEHKPDLLFLDIQMPKLNGFEVLELLDPQPTVVFITAYDQHALKAFEVHAVDYLLKPFDAERFEEALVRAKARCDQGAPAGPQPAELSDAARSDWPLDRLVVKDGTKVTLIPLAKLDYVQAQDDYVLLKTPEKSHLKQQTISSLETRLDPNRFLRIHRSFIIQLDRLARLEQTPSESWVAVLHDGTRLPVSKSGYARLKTMLEKGSV